From Pyrenophora tritici-repentis strain M4 chromosome 1, whole genome shotgun sequence, the proteins below share one genomic window:
- a CDS encoding glucan 1,3-beta-glucosidase precursor produces the protein MKHPAVFTALLAASVHAWMPAERELSAFNRTSDSLTTRAPSLPSYKIRGVNLGGWLISEPWMMGDEWKLMGCSGQCSEFDCVKALGQTKADSAFDAHYARWITPDMVTLMHNAGLNTIRIPIGYWSLHSLVTSGEYFPNVNLKYLDAVIQRAADLGMFVVIDLHGAPGAQKIGDAFTGQCLQQSGLPAFYTQQNYDRATKWLTWMTKRIHTTPSYAATVGIIQVVNEPQTNRDSGGMPQAEKDTLTQIYYPSALRAVRTAENDLGIASNSRLHVQFMDTLWGAGSPLQLSPI, from the exons ATGAAACATCCCGCGGTATTCACTGCGCTGCTAGCAGCCAGTGTCCATGCCTGGATGCCAGCAGAACGCGAACTTTCTGCCTTCAACCGAACAAGTGACTCTCTAACCACTCGTGCTCCCTCACTACCCAGCTACAAGATCCGAGGTGTCAACCTAGGCGGCTGGTTGATCTCGGAGCCATGGATGATGGGGGATGAGTGGAAGCTCATGGGATGCAGTGGCCAATGTTCGGAATTCGACTGTGTTAAAGCACTTGGACAGACAAAGGCCGACTCAGCATTCGATGCCCATTACGCTCGCTGGATCACACCGGACATGGTGACCTTGATGCACAATGCCGGACTCAACACCATCCGCATTCCAATCGGATACTGGAGTCTACACAGCCTGGTGACCTCAGGAGAGTACTTCCCCAACGTGAACCTCAAGTACCTCGACGCCGTCATCCAGCGCGCCGCCGACCTCGGTATGTTCGTCGTCATTGACCTCCACGGCGCCCCCGGAGCCCAAAAGATCGGCGATGCTTTCACAGGCCAG TGTCTCCAACAATCCGGCCTCCCAGCCTTCTACACGCAACAAAACTACGACCGCGCCACCAAATGGCTCACCTGGATGACCAAACGAATCCACACAACCCCCAGCTACGCCGCCACCGTCGGCATAATTCAAGTCGTCAATGAGCCCCAAACCAACCGTGACAGCGGCGGCATGCCCCAAGCCGAAAAGGACACCTTGACACAAATCTACTACCCATCCGCCCTCCGCGCCGTCCGCACTGCCGAAAACGACCTGGGCATAGCCTCCAACTCCCGCCTGCACGTGCAATTTATGGATACCCTCTGGGGCGCAGGATCCCCCCTCCAGCTCTCTCCCATCTGA
- a CDS encoding RFX-DNA-binding multi-domain protein — protein sequence MTDIRRSRSNTSMSTRSNRPPSRASTTSVHSFEQFQQPQQPRSAQFPQQPQYHAPFTTSEALQPALIQAAQQVSAQDHLINMSLESVQQYLGYPAESNTNQPQHSGLPAQQHHHAYHNSLSQHSQHSQSSQQHNFMAPSLDNEEKKKRPSASGAATNDKELRQLLNQNENRDLKDVAAEVIQNDRTSKAEKSKQLFAMLWLKCVCRIAKTSVPRNRVYSKYAERCGTDRVIPLNPASFGKLVRVIFPGIQTRRLGVRGESKYHYVDLELIDDKSEAEDARRPSHGAAAHHALKRQASGTPRLNLDATPRLTADSAQFPPRESRMEAQGNYYTPTSSRGVLFTDIYSPHFQPSHTRTKTSYEHELKFPTPDILEAPDGFVVELPDIKPYLPARTDPDSADNLVAMYRSHVVSLVDSVRYCKEKQFFRLFGTFHGTLTVPVQKLFATPELAPWIKECDWMMYQKMIRNVSQLTLQVAPPPVLKFLDNVAKTLHAHITAKFSALPVHVLEAKLEPATLFAHLLRQMLRVNSAAHAAAVMLTAESHRTHMYADWLQHVNIKRIIANELPGSCAHEEVYNILSTEIRSMLGPLPQDIQLPSGSIHHAAYPDPPADPSESVIDRIAAFLTRLPSRFPGAHARTIMHCISALGSAALREITVENGVSFQGWWLTKVFVDEMAQWLASIGGFLGHAPPDWSTSNYSPVMGDPLNAGMTNGGSGSNNDSRYSSLEADFGPDQSFISTNSHVTIQNNGSNQEVNSGRFAQQSQYNMSFEYNYDMNTSQQEVNHDDSGIGLGLGVQEDGIDAKFASHLSSALSQSVS from the exons ATGACCGACATCCGCCGGTCACGATCGAACACGTCCATGTCCACTCGCAGTAACCGCCCTCCTTCTCGCGCATCAACGACGAGCGTTCATTCATTCGAGCAATTTCAGCAACCGCAACAGCCCCGGTCTGCCCAATTTCCTCAGCAGCCGCAATACCATGCGCCTTTCACTACAAGTGAGGCGCTACAACCTGCACTCATCCAGGCTGCGCAACAAGTCAGCGCACAGGACCACCTGATCAATATGAGCTTGGAGAGCGTTCAGCAATATCTTGGTTACCCGGCAGAGTCAAACACGAACCAACCCCAACACAGCGGGCTACCGGCGCAACAACATCACCACGCTTACCACAACTCACTCTCACAACACTCGCAACACTCCCAGTCGTCACAGCAACACAACTTCATGGCGCCGTCGCTGGACAAtgaggagaagaagaagagacCTTCGGCGTCGGGAGCGGCAACAAATGACAAAGAACTGCGCCAATTGTTGAACCAGAACGAGAACCGTGACCTGAAGGATGTCGCAGCCGAGGTCATCCAGAACGATCGGACATCCAAGGCGGAGAAGTCTAAGCAGCTCTTCGCCATGCTATG GCTGAAGTGCGTTTGTCGCATTGCAAAGACATCGGTCCCGCGCAACCGTGTCTATTCAAAGTACGCAGAGCGCTGCGGTACTGATCGCGTCATCCCCCTCAACCCGGCCTCGTTCGGAAAACTTGTTCGCGTCATCTTTCCCGGAATTCAGACAAGGCGTCTTGGTGTCCGCGGAGAGTCCAAGTACCACTACGTTGACCTTGAGCTCATCGATGACAAGAGCGAGGCAGAGGATGCGCGTAGGCCCAGTCACGGCGCGGCCGCACATCATGCTCTGAAGCGTCAAGCTTCTGGTACTCCCAGACTCAATCTTGA CGCCACCCCCCGGTTAACTGCCGATAGCGCACAATTTCCTCCACGAGAATCGCGGATGGAAGCTCAAGGCAATTACTATACTCCAACTTCATCGCGCGGCGTCCTCTTTACCGATATCTACTCGCCTCACTTCCAGCCTTCTCACACCCGGACAAAGACCTCGTATGAGCACGAGCTCAAATTCCCTACGCCTGATATCCTCGAGGCGCCGGATGGTTTTGTCGTGGAGCTACCAGATATCAAGCCATATCTTCCTGCACGTACGGATCCCGATTCTGCAGATAACCTTGTCGCCATGTATCGTTCACATGTTGTGTCATTGGTGGACTCTGTACGATACTGCAAAGAAAAGCAGTTCTTCCGCCTCTTTGGGACTTTCCATGGGACTTTGACTGTGCCTGTACAGAAGTTATTTGCAACTCCCGAACTGGCACCATGGATAAAGGAATGCGACTGGATGATGTACCAGAAGATGATCCGTAATGTCTCTCAGCTTACGCTCCAAGTAGCGCCGCCACCGGTCCTGAAGTTTCTTGATAACGTCGCAAAGACGCTCCATGCGCACATCACCGCCAAATTTTCGGCGCTCCCCGTACATGTGCTCGAGGCGAAGTTAGAACCCGCTACTCTGTTCGCCCATCTTCTCCGCCAGATGCTCCGTGTCAACTCCGCGGCCCATGCGGCAGCTGTCATGCTCACTGCTGAGAGTCATCGCACTCACATGTACGCCGACTGGCTCCAGCATGTAAACATCAAGCGTATTATCGCAAATGAGCTACCCGGCTCCTGTGCTCACGAGGAGGTATACAATATTCTGTCGACTGAAATCCGCTCCATGCTAGGACCACTGCCACAAGACATTCAATTGCCTTCTGGATCGATCCACCACGCAGCGTATCCCGATCCGCCAGCTGATCCTTCAGAGTCAGTCATTGACCGTATCGCAGCGTTCTTGACCCGGTTACCGTCCCGCTTCCCTGGTGCCCATGCTCGTACCATCATGCACTGTATCAGTGCACTTGGCTCGGCTGCCCTGCGGGAGATCACCGTAGAAAACGGTGTGAGCTTCCAAGGTTGGTGGCTCACCAAGGTTTTCGTAGATGAGATGGCACAATGGCTGGCATCGATAGGTGGCTTTTTAGGACATGCTCCCCCGGATTGGAGCACTTCCAACTACTCGCCTGTCATGGGGGATCCCCTTAATGCAGGCATGACCAATGGAGGCAGTGGAAGCAACAACGACAGTCGTTATAGCAGTCTGGAAGCCGACTTTGGACCAGATCAGTCTTTTATCTCTACTAACAGCCATGTTACTATACAAAACAACGGATCTAATCAGGAAG TCAATTCTGGAAGATTTGCTCAACAATCACAATACAATATGAGTTTTGAATACAATTACGATATGAACACCTCTCAACAAGAGGTGAATCACGACGACAGTGGTATCGGCCTTGGCCTCGGCGTCCAGGAAGACGGCATTGACGCCAAGTTTGCATCGCACCTATCTTCAGCTCTCTCGCAGAGCGTCAGCTAG
- a CDS encoding TB2-DP1-HVA22 domain containing protein, which translates to MSVQDRAQAHLSQLDKELSKYPALTNFEKQTSVPKVYMVLGLAGLYFFLIFFNIAGEFLVNIAGFIIPGYYSLNALFTASKVDDTQWLTYWVTFAFLTVFESAVNAVYWFPFYYTFKFVLILWMSLPQTSGAQIVFRSFLQPVFSRYFSQSGSTAANLRASADSAGKPHVS; encoded by the exons ATGTCTGTCCAGGATAGAGCCCAGGCCCATCTGTCGCAGCTCGACAAGGAG CTGTCCAAGTACCCCGCCCTCACCAACTTTGAGAAGCAAACCTCGGTCCCCAAGGTTTACATGGTCCTCGGTCTTGCCGGCCTCTACTTCTTCTTGATCTTCTTCAACATCGCCGGAGAGTTCCTTGTCAACATTGCCGGATTCATCATCCCCGGTTACTACTCTCTCAATGCCTTGTTCACCGCCAGCAAGGTTGACGACACTCAGTGGCTCACA TACTGGGTTACCTTTGCTTTTTTGACCGTCTTTGAGAGCGCTGTCAACGCCGTCTACTGGTTCC CATTCTACTACACCTTCAAGTTCGTCCTCATCCTGTGGATGTCCCTTCCTCAGACTTC CGGTGCCCAGATCGTCTTCCGATCTTTCCTCCAGCCCGTCTTCTCGCGCTACTTCTCACAGTCGGGCTCCACTGCTGCCAACCTCCGTGCTTCGGCCGACTCAGCTGGCAAGCCTCATGTCTCTTAG